The Urocitellus parryii isolate mUroPar1 chromosome 6, mUroPar1.hap1, whole genome shotgun sequence genome includes a window with the following:
- the Rps29 gene encoding small ribosomal subunit protein uS14, whose product MGHQQLYWSHPRKFGQGSRSCRVCSNRHGLIRKYGLNMCRQCFRQYAKDIGFIKLD is encoded by the exons ATGGGTCACCAACAACTCTATTGGAGCCACCCGCGAAAATTTGGCCAGGGTTCTCGCTCTTG ccgCGTGTGTTCAAACCGGCACGGTCTGATCCGGAAATACGGCCTCAACATGTGCCGGCAGTGTTTCCGTCAGTACGCGAAGGATATAGGCTTCATTAAG TTGGACTAA